One genomic window of Chitinophagaceae bacterium includes the following:
- a CDS encoding SOS response-associated peptidase, translated as MCYNYEDLEHRARKRWQHDHPGEGSKFSITHSSGPLIISTKDDESLFPGRKGNIILLGESEVRPGRFGLVSSWNKKLSDAKSTFNARNDSITIKPTWKGLWKNKQRCLVQTSGFYETDKKTKQKYFFTVKGTDAFYYGGLYNWWTNPENADKLLTYAIITTEPNALVMDYHNRMPWIIDQDIQDNWMNPQFNPEELLKMMNPYPHFLMDIIPVKIEDQKSGQADLGF; from the coding sequence ATGTGCTATAACTATGAAGATCTGGAACACCGTGCCCGCAAACGTTGGCAGCACGATCATCCCGGGGAAGGTTCAAAATTCAGCATCACCCATTCTTCCGGGCCATTGATTATATCCACTAAGGATGATGAAAGTTTATTTCCCGGCAGGAAAGGAAATATTATTCTGCTTGGAGAAAGTGAAGTCAGGCCAGGTCGCTTCGGTTTGGTTTCAAGCTGGAATAAAAAGTTAAGCGATGCAAAGAGCACCTTCAATGCACGCAATGATTCCATCACCATAAAACCAACCTGGAAAGGACTCTGGAAAAATAAACAACGATGCCTTGTACAGACTTCCGGTTTTTATGAGACCGATAAGAAAACAAAACAGAAATATTTTTTCACGGTGAAGGGTACTGATGCATTTTACTACGGTGGCTTATATAATTGGTGGACGAACCCGGAGAATGCTGATAAGCTGCTGACGTATGCAATCATTACCACTGAACCCAACGCATTGGTGATGGATTACCACAATCGAATGCCGTGGATCATAGATCAGGATATTCAGGACAACTGGATGAATCCTCAATTTAATCCGGAAGAATTACTTAAAATGATGAATCCATATCCGCATTTCTTAATGGATATCATTCCTGTTAAGATTGAAGATCAGAAATCCGGACAGGCAGATTTGGGATTCTGA